One part of the Nematostella vectensis chromosome 8, jaNemVect1.1, whole genome shotgun sequence genome encodes these proteins:
- the LOC5505706 gene encoding uncharacterized protein LOC5505706 isoform X1, whose protein sequence is MGNNRPNKVQPNREDLTSTRTARTLDKKKGSDVQPDVKTHEEISASIPSSPWKQCNKEVSSLPTKVKSRQTQTNPFSEGQQSSFVAFDYKYSSRLMALAGTNYDSTNTSDEDVPLAMAPLATEIKTFRESATPPVARRREHLTPYHMRYLERKYKHCSKPQECEIHGVAKALHVGEEQIRTWFRNRRSEDFLTEESNDGYEFSERLHSLARAHNGSLTCRSAVGWARHAHCCHCVQSFECFWPSTNMQTIRMRHDEDFN, encoded by the exons ATGGGGAACAATCGGCCAAACAAAG TGCAACCTAACCGAGAAGACCTAACCTCAACCCGTACAGCACGCACACtcgacaaaaaaaaag GAAGTGACGTCCAACCGGATGTTAAAACACACGAGGAGATTTCCGCCTCAATTCCATCATCACCATGGAAACAATGCAATAAAGAAGTATCTTCCTTGCCGACGAAG GTGAAGAGCCGCCAAACCCAGACAAATCCGTTTTCGGAAGGACAGCAAAGCAGCTTTGTGGCGTTTGACTACAAATACAGTAGCCGACTTATGGCGTTAGCGGGAACAAACTACG ACTCAACAAATACCTCAGATGAAGACGTGCCACTGGCAATGGCCCCTCTTGCTACCGAAATCAAAACCTTTAGAGAAAGCGCTACTCCTCCAGTGGCCAGGCGAAGAGAACACTTGACGCCCTACCACATGAGATACCTGGAGAGAAAGTACAAACACTGCAGCAAACCCCAGGAGTGTGAAATACACGGTGTGGCAAAAGCTCTTCATGTGGGAGAAGAGCAAATAAGGACGTGGTTCAGAAATCGAAGATCGGAAGACTTTTTAACGGAAGAATCTAACGACGGTTACGAATTTAGCGAGCGGTTGCATAGCCTTGCGCGTGCTCATAATGGTAGTTTAACTTGCCGTTCAGCGGTGGGATGGGCGAGACATGCGCATTGCTGTCATTGCGTTCAAAGTTTTGAGTGCTTTTGGCCGAGCACCAATATGCAGACGATACGAATGAGGCACGATGAAGATTTTAACTGA
- the LOC125570138 gene encoding uncharacterized protein LOC125570138, with amino-acid sequence METARIQLEIRKLGNDKIKVLSSECPVLRACAGVANNTTIRILIAAVAGFGDFPQSPQFSSVLNVDEGRETTSAYSNYIFGDGCRKKKNRTVVKELFLSSTYY; translated from the exons atggaaacggCACGTATCCAGCTCGAAATACGAAAACTTGGAAACGATAAGATAAAGGTGCTCTCTTCG GAATGCCCTGTTTTGCGAGCATGCGCAGGTGTGGCAAACAACACTACGATCCGAATACTCATCGCTGCTGTAGCAGGCTTTGGGGATTTCCCGCAATCTCCACAG TTTTCGTCTGTCCTCAATGTTGATGAAGGCAGAGAAACTACATCAGCttattcaaattatatttttggggatggctgtaggaaaaaaaagaatcgcACAGTTGTGAAGGAGTTGTTTTTATCATCTACATACTATTAA
- the LOC5505706 gene encoding uncharacterized protein LOC5505706 isoform X2 encodes MGNNRPNKGSDVQPDVKTHEEISASIPSSPWKQCNKEVSSLPTKVKSRQTQTNPFSEGQQSSFVAFDYKYSSRLMALAGTNYDSTNTSDEDVPLAMAPLATEIKTFRESATPPVARRREHLTPYHMRYLERKYKHCSKPQECEIHGVAKALHVGEEQIRTWFRNRRSEDFLTEESNDGYEFSERLHSLARAHNGSLTCRSAVGWARHAHCCHCVQSFECFWPSTNMQTIRMRHDEDFN; translated from the exons ATGGGGAACAATCGGCCAAACAAAG GAAGTGACGTCCAACCGGATGTTAAAACACACGAGGAGATTTCCGCCTCAATTCCATCATCACCATGGAAACAATGCAATAAAGAAGTATCTTCCTTGCCGACGAAG GTGAAGAGCCGCCAAACCCAGACAAATCCGTTTTCGGAAGGACAGCAAAGCAGCTTTGTGGCGTTTGACTACAAATACAGTAGCCGACTTATGGCGTTAGCGGGAACAAACTACG ACTCAACAAATACCTCAGATGAAGACGTGCCACTGGCAATGGCCCCTCTTGCTACCGAAATCAAAACCTTTAGAGAAAGCGCTACTCCTCCAGTGGCCAGGCGAAGAGAACACTTGACGCCCTACCACATGAGATACCTGGAGAGAAAGTACAAACACTGCAGCAAACCCCAGGAGTGTGAAATACACGGTGTGGCAAAAGCTCTTCATGTGGGAGAAGAGCAAATAAGGACGTGGTTCAGAAATCGAAGATCGGAAGACTTTTTAACGGAAGAATCTAACGACGGTTACGAATTTAGCGAGCGGTTGCATAGCCTTGCGCGTGCTCATAATGGTAGTTTAACTTGCCGTTCAGCGGTGGGATGGGCGAGACATGCGCATTGCTGTCATTGCGTTCAAAGTTTTGAGTGCTTTTGGCCGAGCACCAATATGCAGACGATACGAATGAGGCACGATGAAGATTTTAACTGA
- the LOC5505716 gene encoding OTU domain-containing protein 3 yields MARGNDKSKGQRRDELERKRDERVRRNALKKEKQIKEYLNNDENFASFKNQLECIGYKIKDIMGDGNCLFRALGDQLNGDHTSHLKHRKETVKYMRDHHDDFAPFMEDGITFEKHLEQLSKPGVYGGNDSIVAFARNHGADVVIHQLNEPRWVISGSQYSTSGQRIELHISYHNGEHYSSVRRLSDPDDGPAWIVHDRYAAISQVDSGRKDKKKATNKEKDVKSFKKPCSQGASASPQPSPEEIVMSSTGCKDLALVLQTLEENDYNVDLSIGYILQIMCLTDEHESLHCSEGLDYREMPNTAESNGNTYELFKYNTEPEERINVINEHPKSPSVNINEPEDKDREIGGVKNEPKEFVNGCKESQTETPSKNRSGARPKQVSKPKGVRNASHLSNRQRKELAKHDKKKRREESRKESGNEQVNSHDEPLDSVSMVTADLGAVVI; encoded by the exons ATGGCGAGAGGAAACGACAAAAGCAAAGGACAACGCAGAGACGAGCTTGAACGAAAGCGGGACGAACGGGTGAGACGAAATGCTCTAAAGAAGGAGAAACAAATTAAAGAATATCTCAACAATGACGAGAATTTTGCAAGCTTCAAGAATCAGTTAGAGTGTATTGGATACAAGATTAAAGATATCATGGGAGATGG GAATTGTCTGTTCAGAGCCTTAGGCGACCAGTTGAATGGTGACCACACCTCGCACCTCAAACACCGCAAGGAGACCGTGAAGTACATGAGGGATCACCATGATGACTTTGCTCCCTTCATGGAGGACGGCATCACATTCGAGAAACACT TGGAACAGTTGTCTAAGCCCGGTGTCTATGGAGGGAATGATTCCATCGTTGCATTTGCCCGTAACCATGGTGCTGATGTAGTCATCCATCAATTGAATGAGCCCCGATGGGTGATCAGCGGTAGCCAGTACTCGACTTCCGGTCAGCGGATAGAGCTGCACATCTCTTACCATAATGGTGAGCATTATTCGTCTGTGCGTCGACTGTCTGACCCTGATGACGGCCCTGCCTGGATCGTCCATGATAGATATGCAGCAATCAGTCAg GTTGACAGTGGTAggaaagacaagaaaaaagcgacaaacaaagaaaaagacGTCAAGTCTTTCAAGAAACCATGTAGCCAGGGGGCCTCAGCAAGTCCCCAACCCTCCCCTGAGGAAATTGTTATGTCATCAACAGGCTGTAAG GACCTGGCGTTGGTTTTGCAGACATTAGAAGAGAATGACTACAATGTGGACTTGTCAATTGGATATATCCTGCAGATCATGTGTTTAACTGATGAACATG AGAGTCTACACTGTAGCGAAGGTCTGGATTATAGGGAAATGCCTAACACTGCAGAAAGCAACGGAAATACATACGAACtttttaaatacaatacaGAACCAGAGGAGAGGATAAATGTTATTAATGAACATCCAAAATCGCCTTCTGTTAATATAAACGAGCCCGAAGATAAAGACAGAGAAATTGGGGGCGTAAAAAATGAGCCAAAGGAATTTGTAAATGGCTGCAAAGAATCGCAGACAGAAACACCATCTAAAAACAGATCGGGTGCTCGACCAAAGCAAGTTTCCAAACCTAAGGGAGTTAGAAACGCATCTCATCTTAGTAACAGACAGCGCAAAGAGCTGGCAAAACACGATAAGAAGAAGCGGAGGGAAGAGAGCCGGAAAGAGTCTGGGAACGAACAGGTCAATAGCCATGATGAGCCTTTAGACAGTGTTTCCATGGTTACAGCGGACCTTGGGGCAGTAGTaatatag